A stretch of Halichondria panicea chromosome 1, odHalPani1.1, whole genome shotgun sequence DNA encodes these proteins:
- the LOC135352461 gene encoding uncharacterized protein LOC135352461 → MHDFIEGIEVLQSIAHLWEKGKKVVVGEAADTGEDVSSDSDDSVSDHIKIPPPILTDKDTVDLLQKAPYSRQPLSTIQDNTFAIKMPPAIKKRGRPKGAGLTVIGLPKKKGKASSKPKAFVLKSEWEKTKVMLNWFVDEEVTERAVRGGDLIEEHEVECCPRKYPEIQVVRHIDFTIASDACENGNGNCFLHPVVRLDMIPVQCTNVITSCSFTTGLAD, encoded by the exons ATGCACGACTTCATTGAAGGAATAGAAGTCCTGCAATCAATAGCGCATCTCTGGGAAAAAGGCAAAAAGGTTGTCGTTGGAGAAGCAGCAG ACACTGGTGAGGATGTATCAAGCGACAGTGACGATTCTGTTTCTGATCATATTAAAATCCCACCTCCCATCCTGACAGATAAAGACACAGTTG atctgtTACAGAAAGCACCTTATTCTCGACAGCCATTGTCTACCATTCAAGATAATACTTTTGCGATAAAAATGCCGCCTGCAATCAAGAAACGAGGTCGACCAAAAGGTGCTGGACTAACAGTGATTGGCCTTCCTAAAAAGAAGGGAAAAGCTTCTTCCAAACCGAAGGCATTTGTACTAAAATCAGAATGGGAGAAGACAAAAG TTATGCTCAACTGGTTTGTCGATGAAGAAGTCACTGAACGGGCAGTGAGAGGTGGGGACCTTATTGAAGAACACGAAGTGGAATGTTGCCCGAGAAAATACCCAGAAA tacaggttGTCAGACACATTGATTTTACCATCGCTTCAGATGCTTGTGAGAATGGTAATGGGAATTGCTTTCTTCACCCTGTTGTGAGATTGGATATGataccagtacagtgtactaatgtcattacttcctgcagctttacgacaggactggcagattag